The sequence TCTAGGAATAGCTATTCTATTTCGTGCTTATTTATCTATAATCTACTACATTCATATCTATGATTATAAGACTTCAGCTTGCAATACAATAATACTTCTTTGCACTTCCAAGAAATTATAGCTGTTGCAATGTAGAGCAACATAGCCAGCCATATTGGGATTTTGCATATATTGATCTGGACTTGTTTAGGTGGATAATAATTGGATTGTATGGGTTGTAGAAATGTATTTGTATACTTTTTGGAGTAGTCTTTAAGATGGTATCATGTTTTTCACAGCTTGGAAGGAAGGTACAAAAGAGAGAGACGGTCATACCTGAACCAGATTACCGGATACCAGTTGTCCTACTCGGTTAGTACATTTGaactctatttttttaattttccatGCTGATGAAGAGGGTTTTGTTAATTCAGAAGGTTCCATGTTATAGTGTAAAAATGCACATATTTAATGCACACCTATCCAAGTGATAGCAAATACCTACTGCTTCTTGATTGGTTTAACTTCGAGATATATTTTATTCAGCTGACCGCTGAAGTCTATGAGAACATAGTGGGTTAGTTATGCAATGGCGAAACTATTATGTTCTTCTTTGGTTCTAGGATAATTATCAATATAGAATGGCCTTCTAGCAAGTTTCACTAGTTTAAATGTTTTAGGAAGATTCCCTCTGGTTAGTCACTGTTTACTGTTCCTCCCCTGAACAAAATTCCGGTTTACACAGGTTTAGCTGGTGGATTAGCTTATACAAATAATTTATTACCGGCTGCACCGGTTGGTCTCCTTGGATTGCTCCTTTTGTTTCAGGTAACTGTAAGCCAAAGTAGTCGGCTTAAGAAATCAAAGATCGAATTTCACTTCAATATCTAATTACCATCCTATCAATTTTATATGGGTTTCGTCCTTTGGTCAAATGATGCCTTCTCGAATACCATTTTGACAAAGCACTAGCCACCTCTACTGATTGGATCGTCTCACCAATAATGAAGTGACAATAAGTGTCATGAAAGTTAGTATCAGTTCTGAtgctcttcttctttttcaaaaatgtgctaatatttttttctttcttccagACAACAAGAGTGAGATTTGTTTTTGACAATGAAGCTCTGGTTAGTGTACTTAATTTTCTGTATCTTGATAGGAACTCTTTGTAACTTATGATTTATTTAGTAAAGTTACCAGCATTTTTTCTCAGATTTGTGCATCGGTTTTAATATTATCACGATCTTTTCATTATAATGCCATGCCTTGTGATGACGAGTTTGTTGGTGTAAATTCTGCTGCCAGAATTCTAGTAGACTAATTACACTCATTTGGATTTGCATTCAAAACTAGCAGAGACTTCAATTCAGTTGGAAAACTTCTTGAAAGTTTTGCAAATATGCTTCTTTAAATGAGCAAGTGAATACCATGGTTGTGAAACATAAAAAAGTATAGATCTGTACTAGAAACTTGATTGGGATCAATATCTAGAATTTCTTTCTAACAAATGAACTATAAAAACTCAGTGCGAGTGAACCAGCTATGGTTTTTGCTGTGGCTAGTTCTTAAATCAATGAAAAGAAATGGTTCAATGTGCATCAAAAAATAATTTAGGGGCCTAATATATATCAAAATGATAAGTTGTTAACTGAATGTGCATTGaaatataacaaaatagaaatttgaGCGATAGAACAGAAATGAAAGTTGAGCTAAAAAATTATTCTTcccttatttttaattttaatttcctGGGCAAATCATCATGGTTTGTCTAGGATATATATAGTTATGATATCAATCTTATTCTTACTGCAGTTTTAGGTTACCTTGCATATAGCATTTATAGTTCCTTTCCTTGCTACATGAGGAATTCTGAGTTGCAACTTCTAGATGACTTTTGTTTTTGGAGTATTTTCTGCTTTGTTGAATGTTGATTCATCTCCCTTTTGACTATTGATATTAGGAAGTGAAAGTAGGAGAACAACTTGACGATTCTGGTGAAAATGTGTTCGTGGGTGGGAAAAACCGTTGGAAGTAAGTAATTACGATGCTTCATCGAATTCAATGAATTGAATAGGCAGACAGTGATGATATTAGTTTACTTGACTACATACAGGTATTCAACGTTTGTAAATTGGGAACTGTGGTGGCCAAATTTCCCTGTTCTGGTTTATTTTAAAGAGACGCAAACAAAACCTCAAGGACAAGTGCACTTCTTTCCAGTAATCTTTGTAAGCAAAAACACTAACTTAATGGtgaatatactaaaatatattaTCTGGGATCTGATTCTGTGGCTGTTTTATAGAATGGTAAGCAACTTTATGATGTTATGGTGGAGAGGGCTGGCCCTTCAAAAACCACTGGACCAAAACAATCCTGAAAACCTTCGTCTCCATGCCTTGCTCTTGTTTGTATCATATGAATAGGTATTGCCAATACTTTAATTTTTCATACAAGTTAGTTAATGTAGTTAAATAATGAATCTTTTGATAGGGATATATTAGAAAATGATCTAAAAGGTGAAAGTGGTATTATTATTGTTTGGATGAATGAAGTGGTACTataatgaatttgaattttttgtatGTATTTGTTGCAGAGTATCTGGTTAAAGCTTTAATTGTGTAGATATTTTTGGGAATTAAGGAGCAGGTTTAGCTACCTAGTTACAGCTACATGCTAATAGTCTCTTATTTAAAGTGATGGAATACAAGTTACAATTATATATTAAGATTTTTTAACTTCTGTTTTCttaaacaaaattataaatcaAGTATATATCTTGAATTTGTAGATTGATTCTTTTGCACTGCTGTTGCTTGCTTCACCCTTTTTTCTTGATAGTTAGTAACTTTGATGCTCCTCTCAACTCAAGACATGATATTCCCACCCACCCCTGAACATCTATTATCTGGAATAACTTCATCAAGAGGAATCTGCCAAATATCAATTTAAGCAAGAGATACTTTATATTGTGCATTTGATTTTGCAAACTCCTCCTTTCCCAAAGACAGAGCATGAATATTATCAAACATATTGTGTGTCAAACCATCTCTACCTACACAAATAAATGATTGCACTCAACAAATTCCAAACATGCATCCTTCTTCAATCAAGGGTTCCTCCCAAATTCCCAAATGTTATAGCATCAGAGATGGACTGGACGTGGAAGTTAATGTAATGTTTAGAGGTGTCAAAATAGGTAAATGGGTTGacccaacccatttaataaatgagTCAATCCAACCCCATCTATTTAGTTGATAGATTGAGTTACATGGGTTAATATGACCTAACCCATTTAGTATATGGGTTACATAGGATGACTCATTTAAccttattaacaaaaaaaatctagctaaaaattgagaaaaaaataaaaaatacgtaaaagtataaaaacaaaaaaaaactttgtaATTCTAATGGAATTTTAGAAATCCAGAATTCTAGATTCTAAAAATTTACGAAATTTCAGAATTCTATAATTTCAGAAAATATTGTAATTCTAGTATTtcttggaattttataaaatattggAGTTCTAGATTCTGGAATTCTCAAATTATAGAATTCTAGATTCTAGAACTCTGGAACTCTAAATTCTGGAAttctataatattaaaattttagaaaataCTAGAAGTCTAGGATTCTGGAATtccaaaattctaaaatttcaaaaaatactCCAACTCTAGATTTTGGAATTCTAAAATCttggaatttcagaaaatggtgaaattaatttgagttttttttgaaattatggAATTCCATAAAAGAAGGAATTACAGAATTTCATAAAATACCAGAATTCTAGATTCtggaattctaaaattttaaaaaatactggaattttagattttgaaattttagattctggaatttcagaaaataCTAAAATTCTAGTATTTTCATGAATTCCAgattctggaattctagaaatactgaaattttagaattttggaATTCCAGATTCTGGAacaaaacaagaaaagaaaagctaGTGTTAAGAGATTTATATTCGAATTTGCTAACGACAGAAACCATAACgttattttttggacaaaaaagAAGACCATAAGTACTATCTGGGAAAACCTAAAAccacaaagtttttttttaatcaacctttgattttatcAGTTTAaagttttatataaatttatgtttctatttttcatattttcacgtttttccatgttttttcattttttatgtttattggTTTTTCTTATCATATttcataaattattaaatagGTTAACGGGTCAACCCAACTGACTCACGATCCAATCCATTTATTATATGAGTTAGATGGATTGATCCATTCATGATCCAATTTATAAATGGGTCAATCTAATCCATCTATAGGTTAAGTGGATCATTAAAGGGGTTATGATTCATTTTAACACCTCTAACCATGTTCCACATTTTATAACGTGGGATGAGTGGGAAGTTGGTGGTGGTTGATAAGGAAAAGATAGATGGTCAATATATTGTATTAGGGATACATCAATTGCTTCCGACTCTTCAAAATAAATTGTATGAAATTTAATTAGATAAAGAtatgaaaaaattacaaaacttggTCAAATGTGAggcttatttatatatttaacccatttattcAACCTACTACCTATCTAAACTGTTTTTGtatgacttttccataataccctcaatatttacggcGCGGTTGTCCCCCTCCAGTTTGACTTCGCAAATTCGATCAtctgcgaagcctgcgaaactaatgtttggtttacttgatgattttaattaggcATGTGCGAAGCCTgaatgtgtttttaacaaaattcgctaagtggtatataacaaaaaataccaAACAACAacgaattctaacattaaaatcataacattatcaaaatttacaacaagattgccacaataaactcctaacaaatcacttcaaagtgaacctgactaatctggacggaaatttctccctctacaggaagtccagactttttgggatgagagtccagaccttttgggatggacgtgtcccatggtgcacaccaagattggcacaatctctcctaaccaatcatttcaaagtgaatgtggcaatcttgagggaagttaatcccaatacaggaaggaaagtcatctcttCTACACTCCAATACGCCGCCTTCcggaaagggatgttatgtatttaaccacctttaaaaaaaattaatcgtgttaggcaggaaaaaggacgatttggcttcgcgaaatgaggattagcgaagcatgcgaatgtaaatgtgcagggaagaggatgattttacttagcgaatcgatgctttcgcgaagttttcgaggtctgaaacgtgacgatctacttagcgaatcgatgctttcgcgaagtctgcgagtgcaatcatgaacttttctactcgcagacttcgtgaAATAATCGATTCGCTAAACAGATCATCACGTTCTTTCTCATCGCAGATCTTCGCAAAATCATTGACTACGTGAAGTGATTTCATGGAAAACGCAGAGAAAatagtagatacttacatttttcacgCCTTTtacccttaaaagcgacaataacaatatgataaactgagaAAAAtgatggaaataacgtagaataaccatttctttgatggtaacaagaagaaagaaaccaagtaacgagcaggaacaggaagatgaagaaccatggcttcgttttctaggattaggaagatgaagaatcaagagatgaagagaggaagaagagaaatacattatGATTTGGAAAAATGGTGCatatttcgtgcaatttaaaggaagacaAGAAGATCAAAAGTTtgggaatcattaatggaggagccaaccgTTTCGCGTAACCAATGAGAAGGGGGGGTGACCGTTCGCGTAAGGGGGAAGTGGAATTGTTAGatgtattatgggaaagtcacacaaaaacagtctagacatgtagtaggttgagtaaattggttaaatatgtaaatgagcctcccatttgacccagttttataattttttctaaagattttttttcctttcaaaaTCGAAAACCCTCTTTTGTATGGGATGATAcaaattgattatatatataaaacaataGAAGTAAAATAATTCAAGTACCAATGATGAACAGACAACAAGAAAAGTTCCTTTCATAGAAGAAATCATGAATAAACATCTTCTCAAGAAGTTTAAGATGCTACAACTAGCTACTTACTCAGGAAAATGTGATCTCATGACCATATGCAGAATTATAAAGTTTCCATGATATTACATGGATGGGAAGATGTCATAATGTGTAGCATTTTCTAATTTTAATAGATCGTGCTCATGCATGGTTCAAGAGTTTGAAAGAATGCTCCATCTCTAGCTTTCATTAGCTAATAAAACAAACGTAAATGCTTTTACCATTATCACCAAAACGTATCTCCTGGCC comes from Euphorbia lathyris chromosome 8, ddEupLath1.1, whole genome shotgun sequence and encodes:
- the LOC136203456 gene encoding uncharacterized protein — its product is MATGLLSAACFLPSQNKEVNLKSSFYGKVLHNQSRLRREFYRTRGERAVIFSVLGRKVQKRETVIPEPDYRIPVVLLGLAGGLAYTNNLLPAAPVGLLGLLLLFQTTRVRFVFDNEALEVKVGEQLDDSGENVFVGGKNRWKYSTFVNWELWWPNFPVLVYFKETQTKPQGQVHFFPVIFNGKQLYDVMVERAGPSKTTGPKQS